The region GCGGTCGGCTATGCCGAACCCACCTCGCGCTTCAACTTGAGCGACGTCTCGACCAAGGCCGAGAAGGCGGGCGAGGGGTGGAAGCTGTCAGGTCATAAATCGGTGGTCCTGCACGGCCCCATGGCCGACAAGATCATCGTCTCGGCCCGCACCTCAGGTACCCAGCGCGACGAGAAGGGCATCACCCTCTTCATCGTCGATGCCGGGGCCAAGGGCGTCACCCGCCGCGACTATCCGACCGTCGACGGCCTGCGCGCGTCGGAAGTGACGCTCGAAGGCGTCGAGGTAGGGGAAAGTGATGTGGTCGGTCCCGTCGACGGCGGCTTCGAACTGCTGGAGCAGGTGGTCGACGAAGCCATCGCGGCGATCTGCGCCGAGGCGGTGGGCGCCATGGAAAAGCTCTACAAGACCACGATCGAGTACGCCCGCACCCGCGTGCAGTTCGGCCAGCCGATCGGCCGCTTCCAGGTCATCCAGCATCGCCTGGTCGACATGTACATGGCCTATGAGCAGGCCAAGTCGATGGCCCTGATGGCCAACCTGAAGCTGACCGCCCCGCGCGACGAGCGCCGCAAGGCGATCTCGGCCGCCAAGGTCCAGATCGGCAAGTCGGGCCGCCTGGTCGGCCAGCAGGCGGTGCAGATCCACGGCGGCATGGGCATGACCGACGAGCTCAACGTCGGCCACTACTTCAAGCGCCTGACCATGATCGACACCCTGTTCGGCAATGTCGATCACCACCTCAAGCGTTACGCGACGCTTTGAATGAGCAAGGCGCCACCCCGGCGGTCCGGGGTGACGCCTTAGTCATTTGGGCCATTGCCCGGCCGGCCAATCACGGGCGGTGTGGATGATGTGCAGGATGACGAGGCCCCCGTCCTCCTCCGTCGGGTCATCCACCAGGGCGTAGGCGACGATGAGACGGGTGCCGCGGACAGATTTTTCGTAGGTACCTTCGACACGTCCCCGGCGCCCTGTCGGCATCTCGGCAAGGCGATGAACAGCGTCGAGGACACGATTGGCGATCAGTTCAGCCGCGAATGGATCTTTGGTGCCGACATACTCGATTTGCGTATACCAATCCGCGCGGGCCTCCTTGGTCCAGATGGCCCGCCTCAAGCATGCTTCCTCTTGGCTGCTTCAATGATCTCCCTGACTTCAGCCATGACTTGTTCGTGCGGCACCGTGCGTCCGGCCTCCATGTCTTCGAGGCCGCGCTTGATGCTGGCGACGATCGCCAATTCCCGATCGACGTAGTGTTCGACGGCTTCCGCCGCCAAATAGGATTTGGAGCGATCCGTGTCGATGGCGAGTTGATCGAGCTTGTCTTTGACCGACTGCGGCAATCGAATCGTCAGGGTGGTGCTCTCCGACATGACGAACTCCTGTGCATATGTACACAAGCTATCACAAATGGGGCGTGGCTGTAGCACCCTTGGCGCCCTCGCTACCCCAAGGCTATGGTTGATCCCTCCCCCTCGGCCCGGACCGGAGTCGACCTTGACCTATAGCCCGCCTGAACCTGTCGTTGCCGATGAAGACATCGCCGCCCTGACCGACGCCTATTTCCGTCGCACCCGGCGGGTGGTGGAGAAATTCGGCGACACGCAGGTCACCTATGCCGTGTTCATGCGCCGGCCGGTGATCTTCACGGCCAAGCCGATGATCGACTGGCTGGAGGCGGTGGCCGCGACGCGGGGTACAAGTTTTCAGATCGAGCCGCAATATGCCGAGGGTGACTGGGTCGGGGCGGGCGAGCCGCTGATCTATCTGTCCGGCTCGTTCGTTGCCCTGGTGGAACTGGAAACCCTCTACCTCCAGAAGCTGGGGGCGGCCTGTGTCGCCGCCTACAATGCCTATTCCATGTGCTGCGAATTGCCCAAGGTCGGCTTCCTGGCCATGGATGCCCGCCACACCACGGGGCCGGAGATGATGGCGCTGATGGCCTATGCGGCTTCCGTCGGCTCGGCCGCGGCGCGCAAGGCGGTGGGCGCGACCGGCTTCATCGGCTCCGCCAATGGCGCCACCGCGCATTTCTTCGGCCAGAAGGATGGTCTGGGCACCATGCCCCATGCCCTGATCGGCTATGCCGGCTCGACCCTGCGCGCGGCCGAGATGTTCGTCGAGGCCAATCCCGGCGTGCCGCTGACCATCCTGTCCGACTATTTCGGCCGCGAGACCACCGACACGATCGAGGTCTGCCGGCGCTTCTCCGAAATGGCGGCAGCGGGCAACCTCTCCGTGCGCCTGGATACCCACGGCGGCCGCTTCCTCGAAGGCCTCGACCCCCAGGCGAGCTACGACGTGCTCGACCGCCACGTGCCCAATTCCTTCCGCCAGTACCGGACCGAGCAGGAGCTGAAATGGCTGGTCGGCACCGGCGTCTCCGCCGCCGCGATCTTTCGCACGCGCGAGGCCCTGGATGCGGCAGGCTTCCCCAAGGTGAAGATCGTCGCCTCGTCGGGCTTCGGCCCGGCCAAGTGCAAGGTCATGGCCAGCGTCCATGCCCCGATCGACCTGGTCGGCACCGGCTCCTACCTGCCCGAGGATTGGCGCGAGACCTATGCCACCTCGGACATCATCCGCTACGGCGATCGTGACTCGGTGAAGATCGGCCGCGAGTTCCTGCTGCGAAGGCGCGATTGAGGGGCTGGCAACAGCGGAGTGCGTCCTTCGAGACGCCGCCGTTGGCGGCTCCTCAGGATGAGGAGAATCTTGTTGGCAAAACAGATTTCCTCATCCTGAGGAGCGACCTGCAAGGTCGCGTCTCGAAGGACGCAGGATATCTCCCCCGGCCTAGCGGTCGAAATCGCGGTGCAGGTCGTGGACCACCACGCTGCAGCCGTCGGCCGGCTTCTGCAGCCAGTCGGGCCGCATCAGGGTGCGCTTGGTATCGTCATAGCCGGATTTCCAATGCTCCAGCATCGAGGTATGCGAGAACTCGTAATCCTTGGCGCTGCCCTCGTAGCTCTTCTGCTGATAGATCAGGTGGGCGATGTTCACCGGCGGCATGTTGGTGACCTCGGCGATCAGCGCTTCGTCTTCGGGGTCGCGCAGCTCGGGCGGGATCTTGGCCAGCGACTTGGCGACGCGCACGCGAAAGTCGTGAATACGGCGGTAGCTGTCGGTGGTGAACCGGGTGCGGCTGGAATAGGTGATATCCTTGTGCCGGCCCATGACATCGCGCATGTCGCGCGGCAGCGTGCCGTTGGCGTTGAACAGGTCGACCTGGAACGCCAGGGTGGACAACCGCTTCTCCTGGCTCAGCAGGTAGAGCAGGGGGGTGTTCGAGACGATGCCGCCGTCCCAGTAGTAGTCGCCGTCGATCAGGATCGGCGGGAAGGCCGGCGGCAGCGCGCCCGAAGCCATGATATGCTCGGGCCCGATGGTTTCCTTGCGGTTGTCGAAGAACAGGAAATTGCCGGTCCTCACATTGACCGCCCCGACGGAAAAGAACACGCCGTCATTGTTCAGCAGGTCGAAATCGATCACCCGCAACAGGGTCTCGCGCAGGGGGCTGGTGTCATAGAAACTGGTCGCGCCTTCGGCGCCGCGCGGCAGCAGCCAGGGATTGACCGGCCGGGGCTCGAAGAAGCCGGGCTGGCCCTGGCCCATGGTAATCATGGAACTCCACTGGTTGCGCCAGGCCCGGAACATGTCGCCGTCGGGGGTATAGAGCCAGATCTTGCGGCCCGAGATCAGCTCCCAGAATTCGCGCAGGCGCTTCACCCGCTTCTCGGGCGGGTTGCCGGCGATGATCGCCGAATTGATGGCGCCGATCGAGACCCCCGACAGCCAGTTGGGATGCAGGTCGGCCTCGGCCAGGGCTTCATAGACGCCCGCCTGATAGGCCCCAAGCGCACCGCCGCCCTGGAACACCAGCGCGACCCGATCATAGGAGCCGCCGATTTCCGTAAGCGCCGCCTTGACGTGCGGAATCTCTTTTCTGCTGCGCATGACCGTCACTCCCCGGCCGCGATGGCCAGTACCGGCACCTTGTCGGCCATGTAGTCATGGGCGATCTTGCCCAGGCCCAGGGTCAGGTCGGCCAGGATGTGGCTGGCCCCGATCACCCGCTTCACCGGCAAGGCAGCGACGTTGGCGATGGCGTGCGGGGTCAGGCTCAGGGCGGCGGGCCCGGTCCAGGCGCCCTTCAGGGTGATATCCTCCAGGTAATACTCGACCAGCTCGCAGATCCGGTGCGAGCCGTCGACATGGGGGATGATCTTCAGGAGGAAGCTGGGTTCGCGCAGGCTGTCCATGACCGTGTCGTTGTTCAGCGCCCGGTGCTTGTAGCCCATGGTCGCCACCGCGCATTGGATCGAGCCGTAGTTGAGGGTGCCGACGAAGACATCCTTCTCCACCCGCATGCTGGGCTTGGCGTATTTCTTGGGGAAGCCCCACAGTTCGCGGCCGCCGGCGATCGGCGCCTCGTCGTCCAGGTACATGGAATGGACATAGCCGCCCTTGCGGCCCTCGAAGGTCACCGGAATCACCTGCCCGGTCTCGGTGTAGTCGCCGAAGCCCGTCGAATCCGGCATGCGGATGAACTCGTATTTGACGATGGGCTCGGTCACCTCCAACGGTTCCGGCACCACGGCACGCAGCGCGTCGATGTCGGTTTCGTAGGTGATGATCATATATTCCCGGTTGATGAAACGGTAGGGGCCGGGCGGAAACGACGGGTTGGTCAGCGGCATCGCAAAAGCCTGCCGGCGGACGTCAGCAATATCCATCACTACGCTCCTTGAACAGCGGCGCGCGCCCTCGAACGGCCGTGTTGTGCAGTGCAGAATATAGTGACAGGCCGCCATTGCACAGCCATGACGGCAAGGCAGCCATGCCGCATGGGCGGTTTTCAGGTGTGCGCCGCTCGGCGATGGTGCCGATCATGGCTGTCGATCTTACGCCGCCCTCGGCGGGCGCCGACCGGGTTTCACCCGCACCGCTCGATCACAAAACCATCCGGATGATCATCCTCGGCATCCTGCTGGCGATGCTGCTGGGTGCGCTCGATCAGACCATCGTGGCAACGGCGCTGCCGACCATCGGCCGCGACCTGGCCGATGTGGGCGACCTGCCCTGGGTGGTCACCGCCTATCTGCTGACCTCGACGGCCGCCGTGCCGCTCTACGGCAAGCTCAGCGACATCCACGGCCGGCGATCGATGATGCTGATCGCCATCAGCCTGTTCGTGCTGGGCTCGATCGCCTGCGCGCTCGCCCCCAACATGCTGGTCCTGATCCTCATGCGCGGCCTCCAGGGCCTGGGCGGCGGCGGCTTGATCTCGCTGGCACAGACCATCGTCGCCGATGTGGTGTCGCCCAAGGAGCGCGGCCGTTACCAGGGCTATATCGCCGGCGTCTTCGCCTTCTCCTCGATCGGCGGGCCGGTCCTGGGCGGCATCATCGCCGAACACCTGCATTGGTCGGTGATCTTCTGGCTGAACCTGCCGCTGGGCGCCGTCGCCTTCTTCATGACCGACCGGGTGCTGCGGCAACTGCCGCGCCACGACCGCCGCCACAGGCTCGACGTCCTGGGCGGCGTGCTGATGGTTGTGGCGACGGTCACCTTGCTCCTGGCGCTGACCTGGGGCGGGGTCGATTTCCCCTGGGATTCGCCGCGCATCCTGGGCCTGTTCGCGGCCTCTGCCCTGCTGTGGGCGGGTTTCGTCTGGCGGGTGGCGACGGCCAGCGAACCGTTCCTGCCGCTCTCCATCCTGCTCAACCCGGTGGTGCGTGACGCGGTGATCGCCGCCTTCTTCGTCATGGGCACCCTGATCGGCCTGTCGATCTTTGTGCCGATCTATCTTGAATCGGTGCACCGCCTCAGCGCCTCGGCCTCCGGCCTGATCCTGATCGCCCTGATGGGCGGCGTGGTGGTCGGTGCGTCGTCCACCGGCCAGATCATGGGCCGGATCACCCACTACAAGCGCCTGCCGCTGGCGGGGCTCAGCATGACCGTGGTGATGTTCGGCCTGATCGCGCTGTTTCCCGGCTCCCTGCCGCTCTGGACCCTGATCGCCTTGCTGGCGATCGGCGGCATGGGCATGGGCACGGCCCTGCCGGTGACCACCGTCGCGATCCAGAATGCCGTGCCGCTGCACCAGTTGGGCACGGCCACGGGGGCGGCCAACTTCTTCCGCTCGCTGGGCAGTGCCCTGATCGTGGCCGGCTTCGGCGCGATCTTCTTCACCAGCATCGGCGGCCACGGCGCCAGCCTGCAACTCGACACCTTGGGCGCCGAAATCGCCACCCGCGGCGGCGACCTCGGCCAAATCTTCGGCTGGGTCTTCGGCGCCGCCACCGCGGGCATGGCGATCGGCCTGGGCTTTCTCGCCCGGATGGAAGAACTCCCCTTGCGCAGCAGCGTAAAAGCCGAACCCGCCGCGGCGGAGTGAACCGCCCCCCGCCGTCATTCCGGCGAAGGCCGGAATCCATGGCAGGGGCAGGCGAGAGCAGGGGCGCCAGGCTGGGTTGCCGTCTCCCCCTGCATGTCGATGGATTCCGGCCTTCGCCGGAATGACGATGACGGTTCCTTACAGCTTCACCACCATCTTGCCCGTGTTCGCCCCCTTGAAGAGCGCCAGGAAGGCGTCGGGGGTGTTTTCGATGCCCTCGTAGACGGTCTCGCGGAACTTGATCTTCCCCGTGGCGACCAGGGGCGCCACTTCGGCCAAGAACTCGGGCAGGTGCTGCCAGTAGTCGACGACGATGAAGCCGCGGATGTTGATGCGCTTGGGCACCACCAGCATGATCGCGCGCGAGCCTTCGGGCGGTTCGGTCGCATTGTACTGGGCGATCATCCCGCACACCGCCACGCGGCCGTGCAGCTTCATGTTGATCAGGGCGGCATCGAACTGCGGCCCGCCGACATTCTCGAAATAGACGTCGATGCCCTTGGGCGCCAGGCGGCCCAGGGCCTGCACCGGGTCTTCCGTGCGGTAGTCGAAGGCGCCGTCGAAGCCCAGTTCGTCGGTCAGCCAGGCCACCTTGTCCGGCCCGCCGGCCGAGCCGATGGCCGTGCAGCCCTTGACCTTGGCCAGCTGCCCGACCAGCGAGCCCACGGCGCCGGCGGCGCCCGAGACGAAGACGGTCTCGCCCGGCTGGGCCAGGCCCACCTTGTTCAACCCCGCCCAGGCGGTGAGGCCGGGCATGCCCAGCACGCCCAGATAGGCCGACGGCGGGACGATGGCGGCGTCGATCTTCTGGGCGCCCGCCGCCGGCAGCAGTGCCCATTCACGCCAGCCGGCATTGTGCAGCACCCAGTCGCCGGGCTTCAGCGAAGGGTCGTTGGCGGTTACTACCTCGCCCACGGCGCCGCCTTCCAGCGGCTGGCCGATCTGGAAGGGCGGGACGTAGGACTTGGCATCGTTCATGCGGCCCCGCATATAGGGGTCGACCGACAGGAAGCGGTTGCGGATCAGCACCTCGCCGGCACCGGGCGCCGGCATCGCGACGGCTTCCAGGCGGAAATTCTCAGGGACAGGTGCGCCCTTGGGCCGGCTGGCCAGGACGATCTGATGGCTCTTCTCGCTCATGGTTCCCTCCCTCAGGCCGCGTCGGCGATCTTGACGATCAGCTTGCCGATATTGCCGCCGTCGAACAGCATGTTCAGGGTCTCGGGCGCCGTCTCCAGGCCGTCGACCACCGTCTCCTGCGCTTTCAACTTGCCCTCCAGCAGCCACTGCGCCAGTTGCATGCTGCCTTCGATATAGCGGTCCTTGAAATCGAGGACGATGAAGCCCTGCAACTTGATGCGTTTCATCAGGAACGGGGTCAGGTCGTAGCGCGGCGGGTTGGCGTCGTTATAGGTCGAGATCATGCCGCACAGGGGCATGCGGCTGAACAGGTTCATGCGCTCGACCACCGCCTCCATGATCTCGCCGCCCACATTCTCGAAATTGACATCGACGCCGTCGGGCGTGGCGGCCTTCAGCTGCTCGCGCCAGTCGGCCGCCTTGTAATCGACGGCGGCGTCGAAGCCCAGTTCCCGGGTCAGGAAATCGCATTTCTTCTTGCCGCCGGCGATGCCCACCACACGGCAACCCTTGATCTTGGCGATCTGGCCGACAACCGTGCCCACGGCGCCGGCCGCGGCCGAGACGACGACGGTATCGCCCGCCTTGGGCTGGCCCAGCTC is a window of Oleomonas cavernae DNA encoding:
- a CDS encoding acyl-CoA dehydrogenase family protein yields the protein MDFSYSDEQKLLIDSVERFVLDDYDFDTRKAILKSEDGFRRDLWQQFGDLGWLAVPFAEEDGGLGGSAVETMIIMEAFGKGLVVEPYLSTVVLAGGLLKVGGTPDQKAAILPELMAGSLLAAVGYAEPTSRFNLSDVSTKAEKAGEGWKLSGHKSVVLHGPMADKIIVSARTSGTQRDEKGITLFIVDAGAKGVTRRDYPTVDGLRASEVTLEGVEVGESDVVGPVDGGFELLEQVVDEAIAAICAEAVGAMEKLYKTTIEYARTRVQFGQPIGRFQVIQHRLVDMYMAYEQAKSMALMANLKLTAPRDERRKAISAAKVQIGKSGRLVGQQAVQIHGGMGMTDELNVGHYFKRLTMIDTLFGNVDHHLKRYATL
- a CDS encoding type II toxin-antitoxin system RelE/ParE family toxin, whose amino-acid sequence is MRRAIWTKEARADWYTQIEYVGTKDPFAAELIANRVLDAVHRLAEMPTGRRGRVEGTYEKSVRGTRLIVAYALVDDPTEEDGGLVILHIIHTARDWPAGQWPK
- a CDS encoding CopG family ribbon-helix-helix protein — translated: MSESTTLTIRLPQSVKDKLDQLAIDTDRSKSYLAAEAVEHYVDRELAIVASIKRGLEDMEAGRTVPHEQVMAEVREIIEAAKRKHA
- a CDS encoding beta/alpha barrel domain-containing protein; the encoded protein is MTYSPPEPVVADEDIAALTDAYFRRTRRVVEKFGDTQVTYAVFMRRPVIFTAKPMIDWLEAVAATRGTSFQIEPQYAEGDWVGAGEPLIYLSGSFVALVELETLYLQKLGAACVAAYNAYSMCCELPKVGFLAMDARHTTGPEMMALMAYAASVGSAAARKAVGATGFIGSANGATAHFFGQKDGLGTMPHALIGYAGSTLRAAEMFVEANPGVPLTILSDYFGRETTDTIEVCRRFSEMAAAGNLSVRLDTHGGRFLEGLDPQASYDVLDRHVPNSFRQYRTEQELKWLVGTGVSAAAIFRTREALDAAGFPKVKIVASSGFGPAKCKVMASVHAPIDLVGTGSYLPEDWRETYATSDIIRYGDRDSVKIGREFLLRRRD
- a CDS encoding patatin-like phospholipase family protein: MRSRKEIPHVKAALTEIGGSYDRVALVFQGGGALGAYQAGVYEALAEADLHPNWLSGVSIGAINSAIIAGNPPEKRVKRLREFWELISGRKIWLYTPDGDMFRAWRNQWSSMITMGQGQPGFFEPRPVNPWLLPRGAEGATSFYDTSPLRETLLRVIDFDLLNNDGVFFSVGAVNVRTGNFLFFDNRKETIGPEHIMASGALPPAFPPILIDGDYYWDGGIVSNTPLLYLLSQEKRLSTLAFQVDLFNANGTLPRDMRDVMGRHKDITYSSRTRFTTDSYRRIHDFRVRVAKSLAKIPPELRDPEDEALIAEVTNMPPVNIAHLIYQQKSYEGSAKDYEFSHTSMLEHWKSGYDDTKRTLMRPDWLQKPADGCSVVVHDLHRDFDR
- a CDS encoding acetoacetate decarboxylase, which encodes MDIADVRRQAFAMPLTNPSFPPGPYRFINREYMIITYETDIDALRAVVPEPLEVTEPIVKYEFIRMPDSTGFGDYTETGQVIPVTFEGRKGGYVHSMYLDDEAPIAGGRELWGFPKKYAKPSMRVEKDVFVGTLNYGSIQCAVATMGYKHRALNNDTVMDSLREPSFLLKIIPHVDGSHRICELVEYYLEDITLKGAWTGPAALSLTPHAIANVAALPVKRVIGASHILADLTLGLGKIAHDYMADKVPVLAIAAGE
- a CDS encoding MDR family MFS transporter, producing the protein MAVDLTPPSAGADRVSPAPLDHKTIRMIILGILLAMLLGALDQTIVATALPTIGRDLADVGDLPWVVTAYLLTSTAAVPLYGKLSDIHGRRSMMLIAISLFVLGSIACALAPNMLVLILMRGLQGLGGGGLISLAQTIVADVVSPKERGRYQGYIAGVFAFSSIGGPVLGGIIAEHLHWSVIFWLNLPLGAVAFFMTDRVLRQLPRHDRRHRLDVLGGVLMVVATVTLLLALTWGGVDFPWDSPRILGLFAASALLWAGFVWRVATASEPFLPLSILLNPVVRDAVIAAFFVMGTLIGLSIFVPIYLESVHRLSASASGLILIALMGGVVVGASSTGQIMGRITHYKRLPLAGLSMTVVMFGLIALFPGSLPLWTLIALLAIGGMGMGTALPVTTVAIQNAVPLHQLGTATGAANFFRSLGSALIVAGFGAIFFTSIGGHGASLQLDTLGAEIATRGGDLGQIFGWVFGAATAGMAIGLGFLARMEELPLRSSVKAEPAAAE
- a CDS encoding NADP-dependent oxidoreductase, which gives rise to MSEKSHQIVLASRPKGAPVPENFRLEAVAMPAPGAGEVLIRNRFLSVDPYMRGRMNDAKSYVPPFQIGQPLEGGAVGEVVTANDPSLKPGDWVLHNAGWREWALLPAAGAQKIDAAIVPPSAYLGVLGMPGLTAWAGLNKVGLAQPGETVFVSGAAGAVGSLVGQLAKVKGCTAIGSAGGPDKVAWLTDELGFDGAFDYRTEDPVQALGRLAPKGIDVYFENVGGPQFDAALINMKLHGRVAVCGMIAQYNATEPPEGSRAIMLVVPKRINIRGFIVVDYWQHLPEFLAEVAPLVATGKIKFRETVYEGIENTPDAFLALFKGANTGKMVVKL
- a CDS encoding NADP-dependent oxidoreductase, giving the protein MNRQFRLKRRPVGRVTRDDFDLVEAPVPTPGPGQAVARNLYLSLDPTNRIWMSDMDQYLPPVALGEVMRGGGVGTIVASNNPDYQVGDTVNGLLGWQDYCLIGAPGELFPPTVIPQGLPIPMTALMGACGMTGLTAYFGLIELGQPKAGDTVVVSAAAGAVGTVVGQIAKIKGCRVVGIAGGKKKCDFLTRELGFDAAVDYKAADWREQLKAATPDGVDVNFENVGGEIMEAVVERMNLFSRMPLCGMISTYNDANPPRYDLTPFLMKRIKLQGFIVLDFKDRYIEGSMQLAQWLLEGKLKAQETVVDGLETAPETLNMLFDGGNIGKLIVKIADAA